TCGTAGGAGCGCTGCTTGAGCCGCCCCTGAGCGATGACACGGGACCCCTTGGTCAGCGACCCTGCGACGTGCTCGGCGAACTCACGCCAGACGCTCGCGCGCAGGAAGAGAGCCTCACCGTCCTTCCAGTCGTTCGCCTGACGGTCGAACGTACGGGGAGTGGATGCGATGGTGAAGTTGGCGACAGCCAGCCCGTTCTGCGTGTAGCGCAGCTCGGGGTCGGCCGTGAGGTTGCCCACCACGGTGATGACGGTCTCGCCGGCCATGGGACTAGGCGCCGGCCTTCTCGGGGGCGGCAGCCTTCTCGGCGGCAGCGGCCTTGTCGGCGGAGGTGGACGCCTTGCGGGCGGCCTTCTCGTCGGCACGCTTCTGAGCGGCCGCGACCTGCGCGATGGCCTCTTCGGCACGGAGCACCTTGGTGCGCATGACGGCCTCGCTGAGCTTCAGCTGGCGGTCGAGCTCCTTCGTGGTGTCACCGGTCGCGGTGAGCTGCACGACGGCGTAGATGCCCTCGGACTTCTTGTTGATCTCGTACGCCAGGCGACGACGACCCCAGATGTCGATGTTGTCGACAGATCCGCCGTCGTTACGAACGACGTTGAGGAACTTGTCGAGGCTCGGAGCTACGGTGCGCTCATCGATCTCGGGATCGAGGATGACCATCAACTCGTACTGATGCATGACTAACCCACCTCCTCTGGTCTCAGCGGCTGCAGACGTTCTGCAGCAGGAGGGTTTGACATCGGTTGCGTAGGCAGGACTCTGCCAGGGCAACTTATCTAGGGTAGCGGATGCGCTGGTCCCGCGCCAACCGGGGCGCTGGGTGGTGGTGTCTGCGACGGTCTCTGCGATGCTCATGCGTCCAGCCTCGCGATGACGGGAGGCCTTCGGGGCCGGGTTCGCTGATCTGTGGACAACTCGCCCGGGTGCCGACTCTGTGGAGGACCGAAGCTGCGGCGACCTACCGCGCCTCCCACCACGCGAGCAGCCGCCGCGTGGCCTCCTCCTCGCCGAGCGGTCCTTCATCGAGCCGCAGCTCCAGGAGGAATGAGAGCGCCTGACCGACGTCGCGTCCGGGCCTCAGCCCCAGCAGCCGCATCACCTGCTCGCCGTCGAGGTCGGGCCGGACGGCGTCCAACTCCTCCTGCGCCTTCAGCTCGGCGATGCGCTGCTCAAGGTCGTCGTACGCGAAGCCGAGCCGGTCGGCCTTGCGCCGGTTGCGCGTCGTCACGTCGGCGCGGGTCAGCATGTGTAGGCGCTCCAGCTCGCCGCCGGCGTCGCGCACGTACCGGCGGACGGCCGAGTCGGTCCAGTGGGCGTCGGAGTACCCGAAGAAGCGGAGGTGCAGCTCGATGAGGCGCGCGACCGAGTCGATCGTGGCCTTGTCGAAGCGCAGGGCGGTCAGCCGCTTCTTGGCGAGCTTCGCCCCGACGACGTCGTGGTGATAGAAGGAGACGGCGCCACCTGGCTCGAACCGCCGCGTCGCGGGCTTGCCGATGTCGTGCAGGAGCGCGGCGATCCGCAGCACCAGGTCGGGCGCCGTGCCGGGGTGGCGGTCCTTCTCGTAGCCGATCGCCTGGTCGAGCACGGTCAGGCTGTGCTGGTACACGTCCTTGTGGTGGTGGTGCTCGTCCACCTCCAGCCGCAGCGCAGGCAGCTCCGGGAGCACCTGGTCGGCGAGTCCGGAGTCCACGAGGAGCTCGATGCCGGGCCGCGGGTCGTCGGACGCCAGCAGCTTCGTGAGCTCGTCGCGCACGCGCTCGGCGCTGACGATGCCGATGCGCTCGGCCATGTCCGCCATCGCCTCACGTGTCTGCTCGTCGACGGCGAAACCGAGCTGGGAGGCGAACCGGGCGGCGCGCATCATCCGCAGTGGATCGTCGCCGAACGACACCTCGGGGCTCGACGGCGTGGTGATGCGCCGGGCCAGGAGGTCCTCCACGCCGCCGGACGGGTCCACCAGCCGCACCTCCGGGATGCGCAGGGCGAGCGCGTTGACGGTGAAGTCCCGGCGCAGGAGGTCGCCTTCGAGCGTGTCCCCGAACTCCACCTCCGGCTTGCGCGTCGCGCCGTCGTAGCTGTCGCTGCGGTAGGTCGTGATCTCGACCGTGTCGTCGCCGAAGCGTGCCCCGATCGTCCCGAACGCGCGGCCGATGTCCCACACGGCGTCGGCGATCGGCCGGACGACGCCCAGGATGTCGTCCGGACGCGCGTCGGTGGTGAAGTCCAGATCGTGCACCGCGCGGCCCAGGAGGGCGTCGCGCACGGGGCCTCCCACGAGCGAGAGCTCGAAGCCGGCCGCGGCGAACGCCTGGGCGAGCCGATCGACCGTCGGGGTCGCCGCCAGGGCGCCGAGGCGGTCGAGGGATTCGGCGACGGACTGCATGGTCACTCAGTTTAATGGGAGGCCGGATGCGCCGCTCGCGTCGGCGCGAGGCCGCGTGCTCGCCGGGCTCTCCCAGGGGGCGGCCCCTAGAATCGTCGACATGGAGGCGGAACCGGTATCGTGCGTCGGCGCATGAGCGTATCCGGCTTCACCTTCCGGGGTGCGCGACTGCCTGCTGCCCTGATCGGCGCGGGAGTCGCCGTCGTCGCCCTGCTCGCGGGCCCCGCCGCGGGACCGGCGGCAGCGTCCTCCGGCCCCTCGTCCGTCGCCGCGGCCTCCGTCCGCACGGCGACGAACGCCTCGATCGGCGCCTCATTGACCGCCGACAACGGCGGGGTGCTCGCGCCGGGGCAGGAGCTGGTCGCATCCGTCACAGTGACCAACCCGACGGACACCGCCTACACGGCCGGCGCGGTCGGGCTCTGGCTCGATCCGCAGCCGCAGAAGACGCGAGCGGATCTCGCCTCCTGGCTCACCTCGACGGATGCGGTCTCGAACCGCGTCGACCTCGGCAAGGCGACCCTCCCCATCCTCGAGCCCGGCTCCAGCGTCGTGGTTCGCGTGAACGTGCCGGCGACGGCCGTCCCGTTCGCCACGAGGACCACCTCGGCCGTCTACGGGCTCGGCGCGACGGTCGACATCGGCCCGGCCGTCGCGAACGCCCGGGGATCGGTCGTCTGGAGCCCCGGGGATGCCGCGACCCGCTCCACGGTCGGCGTCGTGATGCCGATAGTGAGCCCGTCGACCGGTGACGGCCTCATCGCCGCGCAGGACCTGGCGACCTACACGGCGCCGAACGGAGTGCTGACCCGCGACCTCGATGGCCTCCAGAACCACGCGACAGTCGCGATCGGCATCGATCCGATGATCCTCGCGTCGATCCGCGCGCTCGGGAACTCCGCGCCCGCCAGCGCGACGGCCTGGCTCGACCGGCTGAGCGCCCTCCCGAACGACACCTTCTCACTCGGTTACGGCGACGCGGACGTGGCCGGTCAGATCCAGGCCGGCCTTCCCGCGCCGCTGCAGCCGACGGCGCTCGGCTACGCGCTCGACCCCAAGAACTTCTCGCCGACCCCGACAGCGATCGGGGAGCCGCAGAACCCGACCTCCACTCCCGCGGCGACGCCCAGCCCGACGCCCACGCCCGGCACCGGGACGGCGCTCCCCACCCTCGACCGGCTGCTGGCCTGGAACTACAGCCTCCGCGGCGTCGCGTGGCCCGGCGACGACACCCTCCGCTCGGCCGACCTCGCCCCCCTCGCGGCGGCAGGCCTCGGGACCGTCGTCGTGTCGGGCAGCAACACCAACGCCGACAAGCTCGACTCGACCCCGAACGCGCCGCAGCACAGCGGATCGTCGACGCTCGCGGTCTCCGACCAGCGGCTCTCCGAGGCGCTCCGCCAGGCCGTCTCGGCGCCGAGCGACCTCGCCTGGAACGCCGCGATGTCGAAGCTGAACGCCCAGCTCCAGCTCATCAGCGCGGAGGGCACGACGCCCCGCCACCTCCTCCTCGCCCTCGACCGCTCCTGGCCGTCGAGCGGGACGCAGCTCCAGCGCACGCTGGACGCCCTGTTCACCAGCCCGTTCGCGGCGCCGTCGACGTTCCCCGCCCTGCTGTCGTCCGCCCCGTCGTCCGAGCTCGCGATGACCGACGCCCCCGAGTCGCAGACCCGGATCGACAGCATCCACCTGCTCCTGCAGGACGAGAAGTCGATCGACGCCTTCGCGACCATCCTCAGCGACCCGACGACACTCACCGGGCAGACCAGGGCGCAGTTGCTCACGCTCCTCGCTGTCTCCTGGCAGAACCCGCGCACGCAGTGGAGCACGGCGGTCAACTCGAGCAGACAGGCGACCGTGAAGACCCTTCATTCGGTCCACGTCCTGCCCACCGAGAACGTGAATCTGGTGAGCGCGCAGGGTTCCATCCCGTTCACGGTCAGCAACGAGCTGAGCACGGAGGCCGTCACGGTCGTGCTCAGCGCGTCGCCGTCGAACAGCCGTCTGGAGATCGACGCGCCGACCACGAAGACCATCCCGCAGGACTCCCGGGCGACGATGCTCGTGCCGGTGAAGGCCAAGGTCGGAAACGGCCAGGTCATCCTGTCGCTGCAGCTCTACAGCCCGACGGGAGTGCCGATCGGCGAGCCCAGCTCGGTCACGGTGGATGTGCACGCCGATTGGGAGGGCATCGGGGCGCTGATCTTCGGCGGCCTGCTGGTGCTGCTGTTCGGCTTCGGGATCGTGCGGAACATCCTGCGCCGGCGTGACCAGCGTCGGAGGGACGAGGACGAGGCTGCGACGGAGGACGGGAATGGCTCAGACGCCGCCGCCGGTGAGGCCTCCGGTGACACAGCGGAAGCGGACACCCGCCCCACCCCGGGAGGCGCCGATGGCTAGCGTGGGCCGGGCGAGCGCGATGCTCGCGTCCGGCACCTTCGTGTCACGCCTCCTCGGCTTCGGCAGGGCGTGGCTGCTCGTCCAGGCGATCGGCCTGTCGAGCATCGCCGCGAACGCGTACAACACCGCCACGATCGTGCCGAACAGCGTGTACGCCATCATCGCCCAGGGCATCCTCAACGCGATCCTGGTGCCGCAGATCGTTCGCGCCTCCGTCAACCCCGATGGCGGACGCGCCTACATCAACAAGCTCATCACGCTCGGGATGGTGGTGTTCGCGGGTGTGGCCGCCGTCGCCACTGTGCTCTCCCCGGTCCTGATGTCCCTCTACGGCCTGCGCGGGGCCCAGGCGGAGCTCGCGACCGCGTTCGCGTACTGGTCGCTGCCGCAGATCTTCTTCCTCGGGCTGTACACGCTGCTCGGGGAGGTCTTGAACGCGCGCAAGTCGTTCGGCCCGTTCACCTGGGCGCCGGTGGTCAACAACCTCGTCGGCGTCGTCATGCTCGGCGTGTTCGTGCTCGCCTTCGGCGCCTACGCCACCGGGAACAGCCATGCGGTGTGGTCGCCGGGGATGGTGGCGCTGCTCGCCGGCGGGGCGACGCTGGGGCTGGCGGCGCAGGCGCTCGTGCTCTTCCTGTTCTGGCGACGGATCGGCCTACGTTTCCGCTTCGACTTCGGTTGGCGCGGGGTGAACCTCGGCTCGGCCGGCAAGGCAGCGGGCTGGACCTTCGCCATGCTCATCGCCACGCAGGTCGCGGGACTCGTGGAGACCAACGTCGCCAACTCGGTCGGCGAGGGGCACGCCGGCTCGTTCGCGATGACGAACGCCTGGCTCGTCTTCATGCTCCCGCACGGCATCATCGCCGTGTCGATCGTGACCGCCTTCTACACGCGGATGGCGGAGCACGCCCACCGCGGAGCCGTCGACTCGTTCCGCGACGACTTCTCGAGCGCCGCACGGTCGATCATGTTCCTGATCGTGCTGGCGTCGGCCGTGCTGATCGTCCTCGCCTATCCGGTCGCCCGGGTCTTCACCTCGTCGTACCAGTCGATGGGCAACGTGCTCATCGCCTACCTCATCGGTCTGGTCCCGTTCTCTCTCGTGTTCATGGCCCAGCGCGCCTTCTACTCCCTCGGGGACACCCGAACGCCGTTCATGTTCACCCTCGTGCAGACGGTGGTCATCATCGTGGGCGTGCTCGCGTGCTTCTCGGTGCCCGCGGACTTCCGCGCCGCCGCGATCGCCTTCGTGGTCTCCGGCGCGAGCGTCGTGCAGGCGGGCCTGGCGTTCGCCTTGCTACGCCGCCGCACCGGGGGAGTGGACGGCCGGCGCATCCTGGACGGGATGTGGCGCTTCATCGTGGCAGGACTCGCGGCGATGGTGGCGGGCGGCGGGTTCCTCGTCATCCTCGGCGGAGTGGGCCACGGATCCTTCCCTGTGAGCGGTCCCGTCGCCGCCGTCGTCTCGTCGGCGATCGTCGGCGTGATCATGCTCGTCGTCTACGTCGGCTTCCTCGCCATCCTGCGTTCGAGCGATCTGGAGGCCGGTCTCGCACCCATTCTGGAGCGCGCCGCGGCCCGATCCTCCGCTCGCAGGTGACACGGAATAGCATCCGCCTAGGATGTGTTCTACAGGGCGGTGTCTCCGGACGGAGCACCGCAGACCATCAAGGAGTTCCTCCGTGCGGCAGATCATCATCATCGGTTCCGGCCCAGCCGGTTACACGGCGGCCATCTACGCCGCTCGCGCCAACCTCAAGCCGCTGCTGATCGCCTCCTCTGTCGAGGCCGGCGGCGAGCTGATGAACACCACGGAGGTCGAGAACTTCCCCGGCTTCCCCGACGGTGTCATGGGCCCCGACCTCATGTTCAAGATGCAGGCGCAGGCCGAGAAGTTCGGCACCGACATCGTCCTCGACGACGTCGTGTCCGTCGACCTCTCCGGCGACGTCAAGACGGTCACACTCGGCTCCGGCGCCGTCCACGAGGCGCTGTCGGTCATCTTCGCCACAGGCTCCGCGTACCGCAAGCTCGGGCTGGAGGACGAGGAGCGCCTGTCCGGTCACGGCGTCTCCTGGTGCGCCACCTGCGACGGGTTCTTCTTCCGTGAGCGCACGATCGCCGTCGTCGGCGGCGGCGACTCCGCGATGGAGGAGGCGACCTTCCTGACCCGCTTCGCGGACAAGGTGTACGTCATCCACCGCCGCGACTCGCTGCGCGCCTCCAAGATCATGCAGGAGCGCGCGTTCGCCAACGAGAAGATCGAGTTCGTCTGGAACTCGGAGGTCGTCGGCATCAGCGGCGACGAGCAGGTGCGCGCGGTGACGCTGCGCAACCTGGAGACCGGCGAGCAGAGCGAGCTGGAGCTGCAGGGCCTGTTCATCGCGATCGGCAACGACCCGCGGGTCCACCTGGTCCACGGCCAGCTCGACCTCACTCCGGAGGGGACCATCGCGGTCGCCGGCCGGAGCTCCAAGACGAAGGTCGCGGGCGTGTTCGCCGCGGGCGACGTGATCGACCCCACCTACCGCCAGGCGGTCACCGCCGCCGCGTCGGGTACGGTCGCCGCGCTCGACGCCGAGCACTACCTCACGACCCTCCCCAAGGACCTGCTGGAGCGCGCGGCGGAGGGCGCGTCCGGCGATCTCGAACTCACCACCACCGCATAAGGAGAATCAGCAACTATGTCAGCAGCACGTTCCGTCACGGACGCCACTTTCGAGCAGGACGTCCTCAGCAGCGGAAAGACCGTCCTCGTCGACTTCTGGGCCGAGTGGTGCGGTCCGTGTCGCGCCGTGGGCCCGATCCTCGACCAGATCGCCGCCGAGCACGCGGACAAGATCGAGATCGTCAAGCTCAACGTGGACGAGAACCCGCAGACCGCGGCGAAGTACCAGATCACGTCGATCCCGGCGATGAAGGTCTACCAGGGTGGAGAGGTCGTCAAGACCGTCATCGGCGCCAAGCCGAAGCCCGCCCTCGAGGCCGACCTGGCCGCCTACCTCGCGTAGCGCGACAGCCAGGCAGCTTCCACACACTGTCAGACCCGTCCGGCGCTCATCTGCCGGGCGGGTCTTTCGTGTACCCGGGAGTCGGCTCGATTTCCAGCGGGATGCGTGCCGCCCCTAGCATGAATGAACGACACGAGAAACGGACGATTCGTGACAGAACAGGGCAGCCCTCGTCAGCAGGGCAACAATCTGGACCCGTGGTATCACCACTACGCGCAGCGCACCAGCGGCCTGGCCGCCAGTGAGGTCCGAGCCCTGTTCGCCGTCGCCAGCCGCCCCGAGGTGGTCTCGCTGGCCGGCGGCATGCCGTACGTCGCGGCGCTCCCCGAGGATCTCGTCGTGGGGGCGATGGACCGGGTGATGCGCGAGCAGGGTGCGGTCGCCCTCCAGTACGGGTCCGGCCAGGGCGTTCCCGCGCTGCGGGAGCAGATCCTGGACGTGATGGCCCTCGAGGGGATCAGCGGCAGCGCCGATGACGTCATCGTGACGACCGGCTCGCAGCACGCGCTCGAACTGTTCAGCAAGCTGTTCATCGACCCGGGCGACGTCGTGCTCGCCGAAGGCCCCAGCTACGTGACCGCGATGGTCATCTTCCGCTCGTACCAGGCGGAGGTCGACCACATCCCGATGGACGAGCACGGGCTCATTCCGGAGGCCCTGCGAGAGCACATCGCGCGGCTGAAGGCAGCGGGCCGGCGGGTGAAGTTCCTCTACACGGTGCCGACCTTCCACAATCCGGCCGGAGTCACCCTGTCGTGGGAGCGGCGGCTCGAGATCCTCGAGATCGCCCGCCAGAACGACATCCTGGTGCTGGAGGACAACCCGTACGGACTGCTCTACTTCGGTGAGAAGCCTCCTGCCGCGATGCGGTCGGTCGAGCGCGAGGGCGTCGTCTACCTGGGCACCTTCTCGAAGACCCTCGCACCCGGGTTCCGGGTCGGCTGGGCGCTCGCACCCCACGCGATTAGGGAGAAGCTCATCCTCGCCAACGAGGCGGCTGTGTTGAGCCCGAGCTCGTTCAGTCAGCTCGTCATCTCCGAGTATCTGCGCGACGCCGACTGGCGCGGCCAGATCGACACGTTCCGCGGTGTGTACCGGGAGCGCAAGGAGGCCATGATCTCCGCGCTCGAGGAGTACCTCCCCGAGCTGTCCTGGACCAACCCGAACGGCGGCTTCTACGTGTGGCTCACGCTGCCGTCGCACCTCGACTCCAAGGCCATGCTGCCGCGCGCCGTGACCGAGCTCGTCGCGTACACGCCGGGCACAGCGTTCTATGGGGACGGGTCGGGCGCGCAGAACATCCGGCTGTCGTTCTGCTATCCCACGCCGGAGAGCATCAAGGTCGGGGTCCGCCGGCTCGCCAACGTCATCAACGGCGAGCAGGACCTCCTGGACACCTTCGCCGGCACCGGCCCGCTCACGGCGTCGCGCGCCAGCCGCACCAGCCCGAACCCGCCGACGGATCTGCGCTGATCCTCTCGTCCGCGCATCCATTTGCCGAAGAAAGAGCAGATCATGGCCGAAAAAGAAGCACTTGACATCGTCGTTCTCGCCGGCGGAATCTCGCACGAGCGAGACATCTCACTGCGGAGCGGACGACGTGTCGCCGACGGCCTCCAGTCGTTCGGACACCACGTCACCGTGCGCGAGCCGGACGGCGAGTTGCTCGGTTACCTCAGCGAGAGCGGCCCGGATGTCGTCTGGCCGGCGCTCCACGGATCGAGTGGTGAGGACGGCGCCCTCCGCGCGCTGCTGGAACTCGCCGGCGTGCCGTTCGTCGGGTCGACGACGGACGCCGCCCGACTCGCCTGGTCGAAGCCGACCGCCAAGACCGTCGTGTCCCGTGCCGGCGTCGCCACGCCCGCGTCGGTCACGCTTCCGAAGGAGACCTTCCGCGAGCTCGGTGCCAACAGTGTGCTGGCGACGGTGCTCGGCGCGTTCGATGTCCCGCTCGTAGTGAAGCCGGCCCACGGCGGTTCGGCGCAGGGCGTCACCATCGTCACGGCTGCTGAGGAGCTCCCGCGCGCGATGGTCGACGCGTACACCTACGCCGACGTCGCCCTCATCGAGCGGAAGATCGCCGGCGTGGAGGTCTCCGTCGCCGTGCTCGACACGGGAGACGGCCCGATCGCGCTTCCGCCGGTGGAAATCGAGCCGGTCGAGGGCACCTACACGTTCGATGCTCGGTACAACGCGGGGGAGACCCGGTTCTATGTGCCGGCGCGGCTGGACGGGGCGACCACCGAGGCGGTCTCGGCCGCGGCGACCGCAGCACATGCAGCGCTCGGCCTCCGGCACCTGTCCCGGGTCGACCTGATCGTCGACGCGGCGGGCGTCCCGTGGTTCCTGGAGGCGAATGTGCTGCCGGGTCTCACGGAGACGTCGATCATGCCCCAGGCGATCGCGGCGTCCGGTCGGGACCTTGGTGACGTCTACGCGTCGCTCGCGGCAGCGGCGATCGCGGATGCGGGGGAGTAGTAGGGGGTTTCACGTGAAACGGGAGGGAGGCTGAATCAGCCTCCCTCCCGTTTATTGATGGAGGGGTTTCACGTGAAACGGACCGGCGAACTGTAGGTCGGCTGGCCGATCTCGTCCAGAATCCGGTTCAGGTCCTGAATCGTGGCGAAATCGACCACGATCTGGCCTTTTCGAGCGCCCAGGCTGATCTTGACACGGGTATTCAGCCGATCTCCGAGACGCTCTGCGACCTCATCCAGGTGTCCGCGGTGCTTGCCGGGGGAGGCCTTGGTCCGGACCGGCTTCGGCGACCTGCTTGCGACAGCCTCCGCCGCGCGAACCGAGAGGTCCTCGTTGACGATCTTGTCTGCCAGCCGCACCATCGCGTCCTCGTCGTCACCGACCGAGAGGATCGCGCGAGCGTGTCCTGCGCTGAGGACGCCGGCCGCCACGCGCGACTGCACCGGCGCCGGGAGCTTCAGCAAGCGGATCGTGTTGGTGATCTGCGGCCGCGACCGGCCGATCCGGGTCGCGAGCTGCTCTTGGGTGATCCCGAAGTCCGCGAGGAGCTGCTGGTAGGCCGACGCCTCCTCGAGCGGGTTGAGCTGCGACCGGTGCAAGTTCTCCAGGAGGGCGTCCCGCAGCATGTCCTCGTCGGCGGTGTCCTTGATGACCGCCGGGATGCTGTCGAAGCCGAGCTCCTTGGTCGCCCGCAGTCGCCGCTCGCCCATGATGAGCTCGTACTTGTCCACCTGGCCGGCAATCGGACGGACGACCACCGGCTGGAGCACTCCGACCTCGCGGATGCTCGCGACGAGCTCGTCCAGCGCATCGCGATCGAACTCGACGCGCGGCTGCGCCGCGTTGGGCACGATGTCAGCGGGGGAGAGGTTCGCGAGCCGGGCGCCGGGCACCGCGACGAGCTCCGCCGTCGCCACTGCGGACGTCTCCGGGAAGAAGACATCCACCGGTCGCGCCGACTGATCACTCGTGGGGATCAGTGCGCCGATACCGCGTCCCAAACCAGTGCGCTTCGCTGCCATTAGCGGGGTACTCCTCTTCGTGCGATTTCAGCGGCCGCCTCGAGGTACGAGAGCGAGCCGGACGAGTTCGCGTCATAGCTGATGACGCTCTGCCCGTAGCTCGGTGCCTCCGAGATCCGCACGGAGCGCGGAATGATCGTCTCGAGGACCTCGTCGGGGAAGTGTTGCCGGACATCATCCGCCACCTGATGGGCGAGGTTGGTCCTGGAGTCGTACATGGTCAGCAGGATCGTCGACACCTGCAGCTTCGGATTGAGGTGTCGCTCGATGAGCTGGATGTTCTTCAGGAGCTGGCTCAGGCCCTCGAGCGCGTAGTACTCGCACTGAATCGGGATGAGCACCTCGGTGGCAGCGACGAAGGCGTTGATGGTGAGCAGCCCGAGTGAGGGCGGGCAGTCGATGAGGACGTAATCGATGTCGAACTCGTCCAGGAAACGACTGAGTGCGCGGGAAAGACGCTGCTCACGGGCGACCATCGAGACAAGCTCGATCTCAGCGCCGGCGAGGTCGATGGTCGCGGGAATCACGAAGAGACCATCGAATTCCGGGCTCTTCTGGATGACCTCCTCGAGCTCCTTGTCGTTGACGATCACATCGTAGACGCTCGGAGTGCCCTCCCGATGCTCCACGCTCAGTGCAGTGGAGGCGTTCCCCTGCGGGTCGAGGTCGATCGCAAGGACCCGCGCGCCTGATTTTGCCAGGGCGGCTGCGAGGTTCACGAC
This genomic stretch from Leifsonia sp. EB41 harbors:
- the murJ gene encoding murein biosynthesis integral membrane protein MurJ; this encodes MASVGRASAMLASGTFVSRLLGFGRAWLLVQAIGLSSIAANAYNTATIVPNSVYAIIAQGILNAILVPQIVRASVNPDGGRAYINKLITLGMVVFAGVAAVATVLSPVLMSLYGLRGAQAELATAFAYWSLPQIFFLGLYTLLGEVLNARKSFGPFTWAPVVNNLVGVVMLGVFVLAFGAYATGNSHAVWSPGMVALLAGGATLGLAAQALVLFLFWRRIGLRFRFDFGWRGVNLGSAGKAAGWTFAMLIATQVAGLVETNVANSVGEGHAGSFAMTNAWLVFMLPHGIIAVSIVTAFYTRMAEHAHRGAVDSFRDDFSSAARSIMFLIVLASAVLIVLAYPVARVFTSSYQSMGNVLIAYLIGLVPFSLVFMAQRAFYSLGDTRTPFMFTLVQTVVIIVGVLACFSVPADFRAAAIAFVVSGASVVQAGLAFALLRRRTGGVDGRRILDGMWRFIVAGLAAMVAGGGFLVILGGVGHGSFPVSGPVAAVVSSAIVGVIMLVVYVGFLAILRSSDLEAGLAPILERAAARSSARR
- a CDS encoding PLP-dependent aminotransferase family protein, encoding MTEQGSPRQQGNNLDPWYHHYAQRTSGLAASEVRALFAVASRPEVVSLAGGMPYVAALPEDLVVGAMDRVMREQGAVALQYGSGQGVPALREQILDVMALEGISGSADDVIVTTGSQHALELFSKLFIDPGDVVLAEGPSYVTAMVIFRSYQAEVDHIPMDEHGLIPEALREHIARLKAAGRRVKFLYTVPTFHNPAGVTLSWERRLEILEIARQNDILVLEDNPYGLLYFGEKPPAAMRSVEREGVVYLGTFSKTLAPGFRVGWALAPHAIREKLILANEAAVLSPSSFSQLVISEYLRDADWRGQIDTFRGVYRERKEAMISALEEYLPELSWTNPNGGFYVWLTLPSHLDSKAMLPRAVTELVAYTPGTAFYGDGSGAQNIRLSFCYPTPESIKVGVRRLANVINGEQDLLDTFAGTGPLTASRASRTSPNPPTDLR
- a CDS encoding single-stranded DNA-binding protein — translated: MAGETVITVVGNLTADPELRYTQNGLAVANFTIASTPRTFDRQANDWKDGEALFLRASVWREFAEHVAGSLTKGSRVIAQGRLKQRSYETKEGEKRTSIELEIDEIGPSLRYATAQVTRAQSSGRGAAGGFGGGAPAVEEPWAASAPADPSAGADVWNTPGSYNDETPF
- a CDS encoding CCA tRNA nucleotidyltransferase; this encodes MQSVAESLDRLGALAATPTVDRLAQAFAAAGFELSLVGGPVRDALLGRAVHDLDFTTDARPDDILGVVRPIADAVWDIGRAFGTIGARFGDDTVEITTYRSDSYDGATRKPEVEFGDTLEGDLLRRDFTVNALALRIPEVRLVDPSGGVEDLLARRITTPSSPEVSFGDDPLRMMRAARFASQLGFAVDEQTREAMADMAERIGIVSAERVRDELTKLLASDDPRPGIELLVDSGLADQVLPELPALRLEVDEHHHHKDVYQHSLTVLDQAIGYEKDRHPGTAPDLVLRIAALLHDIGKPATRRFEPGGAVSFYHHDVVGAKLAKKRLTALRFDKATIDSVARLIELHLRFFGYSDAHWTDSAVRRYVRDAGGELERLHMLTRADVTTRNRRKADRLGFAYDDLEQRIAELKAQEELDAVRPDLDGEQVMRLLGLRPGRDVGQALSFLLELRLDEGPLGEEEATRRLLAWWEAR
- a CDS encoding D-alanine--D-alanine ligase, yielding MAEKEALDIVVLAGGISHERDISLRSGRRVADGLQSFGHHVTVREPDGELLGYLSESGPDVVWPALHGSSGEDGALRALLELAGVPFVGSTTDAARLAWSKPTAKTVVSRAGVATPASVTLPKETFRELGANSVLATVLGAFDVPLVVKPAHGGSAQGVTIVTAAEELPRAMVDAYTYADVALIERKIAGVEVSVAVLDTGDGPIALPPVEIEPVEGTYTFDARYNAGETRFYVPARLDGATTEAVSAAATAAHAALGLRHLSRVDLIVDAAGVPWFLEANVLPGLTETSIMPQAIAASGRDLGDVYASLAAAAIADAGE
- the trxA gene encoding thioredoxin; the protein is MSAARSVTDATFEQDVLSSGKTVLVDFWAEWCGPCRAVGPILDQIAAEHADKIEIVKLNVDENPQTAAKYQITSIPAMKVYQGGEVVKTVIGAKPKPALEADLAAYLA
- the trxB gene encoding thioredoxin-disulfide reductase is translated as MRQIIIIGSGPAGYTAAIYAARANLKPLLIASSVEAGGELMNTTEVENFPGFPDGVMGPDLMFKMQAQAEKFGTDIVLDDVVSVDLSGDVKTVTLGSGAVHEALSVIFATGSAYRKLGLEDEERLSGHGVSWCATCDGFFFRERTIAVVGGGDSAMEEATFLTRFADKVYVIHRRDSLRASKIMQERAFANEKIEFVWNSEVVGISGDEQVRAVTLRNLETGEQSELELQGLFIAIGNDPRVHLVHGQLDLTPEGTIAVAGRSSKTKVAGVFAAGDVIDPTYRQAVTAAASGTVAALDAEHYLTTLPKDLLERAAEGASGDLELTTTA
- the rpsF gene encoding 30S ribosomal protein S6; the encoded protein is MHQYELMVILDPEIDERTVAPSLDKFLNVVRNDGGSVDNIDIWGRRRLAYEINKKSEGIYAVVQLTATGDTTKELDRQLKLSEAVMRTKVLRAEEAIAQVAAAQKRADEKAARKASTSADKAAAAEKAAAPEKAGA
- a CDS encoding DUF6049 family protein; this translates as MSVSGFTFRGARLPAALIGAGVAVVALLAGPAAGPAAASSGPSSVAAASVRTATNASIGASLTADNGGVLAPGQELVASVTVTNPTDTAYTAGAVGLWLDPQPQKTRADLASWLTSTDAVSNRVDLGKATLPILEPGSSVVVRVNVPATAVPFATRTTSAVYGLGATVDIGPAVANARGSVVWSPGDAATRSTVGVVMPIVSPSTGDGLIAAQDLATYTAPNGVLTRDLDGLQNHATVAIGIDPMILASIRALGNSAPASATAWLDRLSALPNDTFSLGYGDADVAGQIQAGLPAPLQPTALGYALDPKNFSPTPTAIGEPQNPTSTPAATPSPTPTPGTGTALPTLDRLLAWNYSLRGVAWPGDDTLRSADLAPLAAAGLGTVVVSGSNTNADKLDSTPNAPQHSGSSTLAVSDQRLSEALRQAVSAPSDLAWNAAMSKLNAQLQLISAEGTTPRHLLLALDRSWPSSGTQLQRTLDALFTSPFAAPSTFPALLSSAPSSELAMTDAPESQTRIDSIHLLLQDEKSIDAFATILSDPTTLTGQTRAQLLTLLAVSWQNPRTQWSTAVNSSRQATVKTLHSVHVLPTENVNLVSAQGSIPFTVSNELSTEAVTVVLSASPSNSRLEIDAPTTKTIPQDSRATMLVPVKAKVGNGQVILSLQLYSPTGVPIGEPSSVTVDVHADWEGIGALIFGGLLVLLFGFGIVRNILRRRDQRRRDEDEAATEDGNGSDAAAGEASGDTAEADTRPTPGGADG